One Streptomyces sp. SAI-135 DNA segment encodes these proteins:
- a CDS encoding TetR family transcriptional regulator — MARRHDPERRQRIIDAAIRVVGNKGLAGLSHRSAAAEADVPLGSTTYHFKSLDELMVAALRQASEGFAKAVAAHGALDGPGGDLAADLARVLGDWLGGDRTGVELEYELYLAALRRPALRPVAAEWADELAAGLTRRTDRVTARALVALMDGICLQVLLTGAPYDEDYAREVLARVIPRGT, encoded by the coding sequence ATGGCCCGGCGGCACGACCCCGAGCGCCGGCAGCGCATCATCGACGCGGCCATCCGGGTCGTGGGGAACAAAGGGCTCGCCGGGCTCAGCCACCGCAGCGCCGCCGCTGAGGCCGACGTACCGCTCGGATCGACGACGTACCACTTCAAGAGCCTCGACGAGCTGATGGTCGCCGCGTTGCGCCAGGCCAGCGAGGGTTTCGCCAAGGCGGTCGCCGCGCACGGGGCCCTCGACGGCCCCGGCGGCGACCTGGCCGCCGACCTCGCCAGGGTCCTCGGCGACTGGCTCGGCGGCGACCGCACCGGCGTCGAGCTGGAGTACGAGCTCTACCTGGCCGCCCTGCGCCGCCCCGCCCTGCGCCCCGTCGCCGCCGAATGGGCCGACGAGCTCGCCGCAGGCCTCACCCGCCGCACGGACCGGGTCACGGCACGGGCGCTGGTCGCGCTGATGGACGGGATCTGCCTCCAGGTGCTGCTGACGGGCGCGCCCTACGACGAGGACTACGCACGGGAGGTGTTGGCGCG
- a CDS encoding multidrug efflux SMR transporter — MGYLLLAGAIAAEVGATTAMKYTEGFSRLGPSLLTVLGYVLSFLLLAQTLKTVSVGTAYAIWAGVGTAAIATIGMVFLGEGMTVTKAAGIALIIVGVVVLNLGGAH, encoded by the coding sequence ATGGGATACCTGCTGCTCGCCGGAGCCATCGCCGCCGAGGTCGGAGCGACCACGGCCATGAAGTACACCGAGGGCTTCAGCAGGCTCGGGCCCTCGCTGCTGACCGTGCTCGGCTACGTCCTGTCCTTCCTGCTGCTCGCCCAGACGCTGAAGACGGTCTCGGTCGGCACCGCCTACGCGATCTGGGCCGGCGTGGGCACCGCGGCCATCGCCACCATCGGGATGGTCTTCCTCGGGGAGGGCATGACGGTCACCAAGGCCGCCGGGATCGCGCTGATCATCGTGGGCGTCGTCGTCCTGAACCTGGGCGGGGCGCACTGA